A portion of the Oncorhynchus gorbuscha isolate QuinsamMale2020 ecotype Even-year linkage group LG07, OgorEven_v1.0, whole genome shotgun sequence genome contains these proteins:
- the LOC124040413 gene encoding G-protein coupled receptor family C group 5 member C-like isoform X2: MDHTLQRLHLLVPTVITLWSFPVSMAASVTPSGCGSNVGSLYYSLCDLSAVWGIVLEALAAAGVLVSIVLFIVLLASLPFITDKNRMCSVGLHACFLISTLGLFCLTFSFIVGKDFATCASRRFLFGVLFAGCFACLLMQCVKLNFLARRGDRGPRASVLCLGALGLWLVEVVINTEWLIITVVRYPLMVLNATGIALGTATDVPCNIANRDFVMALIYVLNLLLAVIVASLPTLCGKYKQWRKEGAFILVTGLLSVFIWMAWITMYVWGNLRTGTLSWDDPTLAIALVSNAWVFLILYTIPEICSLTGEEEGGAPGFGEDLSRGVGYENILREQGAQSMFMENKAFSMDEPNFGPKVVSPYSGYSGQSHHSVYQPTELALISRGMGNEMSHIPRASTNNSSVAHSGGSILSGRSDKTADTQTQQGHSGNGLQKISQW, from the exons ATGGACCACACACTCCAGAGACTTCATCTCCTAGTCCCGACCGTCATCACTCTCTGGTCTTTCCCTGTCTCGATGGCTGCCAGTGTGACCCCAAGTGGGTGTGGCTCCAACGTAGGCTCCCTGTACTACAGCCTGTGTGACCTCAGTGCCGTATGGGGCATCGTGCTGGAAGCGTTGGCGGCGGCCGGCGTGCTGGTCTCCATCGTCCTCTTCATCGTCCTCCTGGCCAGCCTGCCCTTCATCACAGACAAGAATAGGATGTGCTCCGTGGGCCTCCATGCCTGCTTCCTGATCAGTACCCTGGGCCTCTTCTGCCTCACCTTCTCCTTCATCGTAGGGAAGGACTTCGCCACCTGTGCTTCGCGACGCTTCCTCTTCGGGGTGCTGTTCGCCGGGTGCTTCGCGTGTCTTCTCATGCAGTGTGTGAAGCTGAACTTCCTGGCCCGCAGGGGAGATCGGGGGCCCCGGGCCTCGGTGCTGTGTCTGGGAGCCCTGGGACTCTGGCTGGTGGAGGTGGTCATCAACACGGAGTGGCTGATCATCACTGTGGTTCGATATCCTCTCATGGTACTCAACGCTACAGGGATAGCACTTGGCACAGCCACAGACGTGCCTTGTAACATCGCCAACCGGGACTTTGTCATGGCGCTGATCTACGTATTGAATCTTCTCCTAGCTGTCATAGTGGCTTCCTTACCCACCCTGTGCGGGAAATACAAACAGTGGCGCAAGGAGGGAGCCTTCATCCTCGTCACgggtctcctctctgtgttcatctggATGGCCTGGATCACCATGTACGTCTGGGGGAACCTGAGGACCGGCACACTCAGCTGGGATGACCCTACCCTGGCCATCGCCCTGGTCAGCAACGCCTGGGTGTTCCTGATCCTCTACACCATCCCAGAGATATGCTCTCTGAccggggaagaggaggggggagcgCCAGGGTTCGGAGAGGACCTGAGCAGAGGTGTGGGCTATGAGAATATCCTGAGGGAGCAAGGAGCCCAGAGCATGTTTATGGAGAACAAGGCTTTCTCTATGGATGAGCCCAACTTCG GTCCCAAAGTTGTGTCTCCATACAGCGGCTATAGTGGTCAGAGCCACCATTCTGTCTACCAGCCCACTGAGCTGGCTCTCATCAGCAGGGGAATGGGGAAT GAAATGTCTCACATCCCCCGAGCCTCCACCAACAACAGCTCCGTGGCCCACAGCGGAGGCAGTATCCTGTCGGGTCGCTCCGACAAGACAGCGGACACACAGACCCAGCAGGGCCACAGT GGGAATGGACTACAGAAGATATCCCAGTGGTGA
- the LOC124040413 gene encoding G-protein coupled receptor family C group 5 member C-like isoform X1 — protein MDHTLQRLHLLVPTVITLWSFPVSMAASVTPSGCGSNVGSLYYSLCDLSAVWGIVLEALAAAGVLVSIVLFIVLLASLPFITDKNRMCSVGLHACFLISTLGLFCLTFSFIVGKDFATCASRRFLFGVLFAGCFACLLMQCVKLNFLARRGDRGPRASVLCLGALGLWLVEVVINTEWLIITVVRYPLMVLNATGIALGTATDVPCNIANRDFVMALIYVLNLLLAVIVASLPTLCGKYKQWRKEGAFILVTGLLSVFIWMAWITMYVWGNLRTGTLSWDDPTLAIALVSNAWVFLILYTIPEICSLTGEEEGGAPGFGEDLSRGVGYENILREQGAQSMFMENKAFSMDEPNFGPKVVSPYSGYSGQSHHSVYQPTELALISRGMGNQEMSHIPRASTNNSSVAHSGGSILSGRSDKTADTQTQQGHSGNGLQKISQW, from the exons ATGGACCACACACTCCAGAGACTTCATCTCCTAGTCCCGACCGTCATCACTCTCTGGTCTTTCCCTGTCTCGATGGCTGCCAGTGTGACCCCAAGTGGGTGTGGCTCCAACGTAGGCTCCCTGTACTACAGCCTGTGTGACCTCAGTGCCGTATGGGGCATCGTGCTGGAAGCGTTGGCGGCGGCCGGCGTGCTGGTCTCCATCGTCCTCTTCATCGTCCTCCTGGCCAGCCTGCCCTTCATCACAGACAAGAATAGGATGTGCTCCGTGGGCCTCCATGCCTGCTTCCTGATCAGTACCCTGGGCCTCTTCTGCCTCACCTTCTCCTTCATCGTAGGGAAGGACTTCGCCACCTGTGCTTCGCGACGCTTCCTCTTCGGGGTGCTGTTCGCCGGGTGCTTCGCGTGTCTTCTCATGCAGTGTGTGAAGCTGAACTTCCTGGCCCGCAGGGGAGATCGGGGGCCCCGGGCCTCGGTGCTGTGTCTGGGAGCCCTGGGACTCTGGCTGGTGGAGGTGGTCATCAACACGGAGTGGCTGATCATCACTGTGGTTCGATATCCTCTCATGGTACTCAACGCTACAGGGATAGCACTTGGCACAGCCACAGACGTGCCTTGTAACATCGCCAACCGGGACTTTGTCATGGCGCTGATCTACGTATTGAATCTTCTCCTAGCTGTCATAGTGGCTTCCTTACCCACCCTGTGCGGGAAATACAAACAGTGGCGCAAGGAGGGAGCCTTCATCCTCGTCACgggtctcctctctgtgttcatctggATGGCCTGGATCACCATGTACGTCTGGGGGAACCTGAGGACCGGCACACTCAGCTGGGATGACCCTACCCTGGCCATCGCCCTGGTCAGCAACGCCTGGGTGTTCCTGATCCTCTACACCATCCCAGAGATATGCTCTCTGAccggggaagaggaggggggagcgCCAGGGTTCGGAGAGGACCTGAGCAGAGGTGTGGGCTATGAGAATATCCTGAGGGAGCAAGGAGCCCAGAGCATGTTTATGGAGAACAAGGCTTTCTCTATGGATGAGCCCAACTTCG GTCCCAAAGTTGTGTCTCCATACAGCGGCTATAGTGGTCAGAGCCACCATTCTGTCTACCAGCCCACTGAGCTGGCTCTCATCAGCAGGGGAATGGGGAAT CAGGAAATGTCTCACATCCCCCGAGCCTCCACCAACAACAGCTCCGTGGCCCACAGCGGAGGCAGTATCCTGTCGGGTCGCTCCGACAAGACAGCGGACACACAGACCCAGCAGGGCCACAGT GGGAATGGACTACAGAAGATATCCCAGTGGTGA
- the LOC124039054 gene encoding repetitive proline-rich cell wall protein 2-like: MPAASKCFNGGGEHVPLLGRRRRFIALVINCTERNKEEIGETGIVCACLLYSALLHVTSPPIHTPNLTSPPIHTPNVTSPPIHTPNVTSPPIHTPNVTSPPIHTPNLTSPPIHTPNVTSPPIHTPNLTSPPIHTPNLTSPPIHTPNVTSPPIHTPNVTSPPIHTPNVTSPPIHTPNVTSPPIHTPNVTSPPIHTPNVTSPPIHTPNVTSPPIHTPNVTSPPIHTPNLTSPPIHTPNLTSPPIHTPNVTSPPIHTPNLTSPPIHTPNVTSPPIHTPNVTSPPIHTPNLTSPPIHTPNVTLPPIHTPNVTSPPIHMPNLTSPPIHTPNVTSPPIHTPNLTSPPIHTPNVTSPPIHTPNVTSPPIHTPNLTSPPIHTPNRWTTGYFKEAPM, translated from the exons ATGCCAGCTGCGTCTAAATGCTTCAATGGTGGTGGTGAACATGTGCCCCTGTTAGGGCGAAGGAGGCGGTTCATTGCATTGGTTATCAACTGCACAGAGAGGAACAAAGAGGAAATCGGAGAAACAGGCATCGTT TGCGCCTGTTTATtatactctgctctcctgcacgtGACTTCGCCTCCCATACACACGCCTAACTTGACTTCGCCTCCCATACACACGCCTAACGTGACTTCGCCTCCCATACACACGCCTAACGTGACTTCGCCTCCCATACACACGCCTAACGTGACTTCGCCTCCCATACACACGCCTAACTTGACTTCGCCTCCCATACACACGCCTAACGTGACTTCGCCTCCCATACACACGCCTAACTTGACTTCGCCTCCCATACACACGCCTAACTTGACTTCGCCTCCCATACACACGCCTAACGTGACTTCGCCTCCCATACACACGCCTAACGTGACTTCGCCTCCCATACACACGCCTAACGTGACTTCGCCTCCCATACACACGCCTAACGTGACTTCGCCTCCCATACACACGCCTAACGTGACTTCGCCTCCCATACACACGCCTAACGTGACTTCGCCTCCCATACACACGCCTAACGTGACTTCGCCTCCCATACACACGCCTAACGTGACTTCGCCTCCCATACACACGCCTAACTTGACTTCGCCTCCCATACACACGCCTAACTTGACTTCGCCTCCCATACACACGCCTAACGTGACTTCGCCTCCCATACACACGCCTAACTTGACTTCGCCTCCCATACACACGCCTAACGTGACTTCGCCTCCCATACACACGCCTAACGTGACTTCGCCTCCCATACACACGCCTAACTTGACTTCGCCTCCCATACACACGCCTAACGTGACTTTGCCTCCCATACACACGCCTAACGTGACTTCGCCTCCCATACACATGCCTAACTTGACTTCGCCTCCCATACACACGCCTAACGTGACTTCGCCTCCCATACACACGCCTAACTTGACTTCGCCTCCCATACACACGCCTAACGTGACTTCGCCTCCCATACACACGCCTAACGTGACTTCGCCTCCCATACACACGCCTAACTTGACTTCGCCTCCCATACACACGCCTAACAGATGGACAACCGGATATTTCAAAGAGGCACCAATGTAA